From Solanum lycopersicum chromosome 8, SLM_r2.1, the proteins below share one genomic window:
- the LOC138337940 gene encoding uncharacterized protein: MAHGVSMSTGSWVGKHNLIVMPLGDIEIILGIDFLRKFQFVPFPHLDGVMVTNGTNAGFLKGVHPFGNIHKVAKKKYKGMLLSSMAMDKGLKKGEDTIFAALVEVKPDVKMEVPDCVGELLKQYADVIQPVLQRKLPPRRDIDHKIELMPGTVAPAQAPYRMAPKELVELRKQLNDLVDAGLIQPSKAPYGTPILFQKKQDGTI, encoded by the coding sequence ATGGCTCATGGTGTGTCTATGTCGACTGGAAGTTGGGTGGGAAAACATAACTTGATCGTTATGCCGCTTGGTGACAttgaaatcatacttgggaTTGATTTCTTAAGGAAATTCCAGTTTGTTCCGTTTCCTCACTTAGATGGAGTGATGGTCACGAATGGAACCAATGCTGGCTTTCTCAAAGGTGTTCATCCATTTGGGAACATTCATAAAGTTGCAAAGAAGAAATACAAGGGAATGTTGTTGTCTTCTATGGCAATGGACAAAGGGCTGAAGAAGGGTGAGGACACTATATTTGCTGCCTTGGTCGAAGTGAAACCTGATGTGAAAATGGAAGTGCCTGATTGTGTTGGTGAATTGCTTAAACAGTATGCTGATGTTATACAGCCTGTATTACAAAGGAAATTACCACCAAGGAGGGATATCGATCATAAGATTGAGTTGATGCCTGGTACGGTTGCTCCTGCACAggctccttatcgtatggctccTAAGGAATTGGTTGAATTACGCAAACAATTGAATGATTTGGTAGATGCTGGATTGATTCAGCCGTCTAAGGCCCCATATGGTACTCCTATTCTATTTCAAAAGAAACAGGACGGAACAATTTGA